One genomic window of Geodermatophilus sp. DSM 44513 includes the following:
- a CDS encoding type II toxin-antitoxin system Phd/YefM family antitoxin, producing the protein METISHREMRNNSAEVLRRVEAGETLLVTNHGRPVALLSPAPAPGVPRERYDELLQAGEVIPAHRRGWRQLPPPRDLPGPSTEDLLSEWHGDR; encoded by the coding sequence ATGGAGACGATCAGCCACCGTGAGATGCGGAACAACTCAGCCGAGGTGCTGCGGCGGGTGGAAGCGGGGGAGACCCTCCTGGTCACCAACCACGGCCGGCCGGTGGCGCTCCTGTCCCCGGCCCCTGCCCCGGGGGTGCCGCGCGAGCGGTACGACGAGCTGCTGCAAGCCGGGGAGGTCATCCCGGCCCACCGCCGGGGTTGGCGCCAGTTGCCGCCGCCTCGTGACCTCCCCGGACCGTCGACCGAGGACCTGTTGTCGGAGTGGCACGGTGATCGGTGA
- a CDS encoding biotin carboxylase N-terminal domain-containing protein, translated as MFDTVLVANRGEIAVRVVRTLRAMGIRSVAVYSDPDAGALHTRVADVAVPIGPAPAVDSYLSIERVLDAAVRTGAQAVHPGYGFLSENVEFARACEKAGIVFIGPPVAAIEAMGDKIRAKQTVTAAGVPVVPGRTEPGMDDDAVAAAAVEVGFPVLLKPSAGGGGKGMRVVRAEAELRDQIAGARREARGSFGDDTLLVERYIGSARHVELQVLGDAHGTVVHLGERECSLQRRHQKVIEEAPSPLLSPARRARMGAAAVEAARAVGYTGAGTVEFIVDAERPDDFFFLEMNTRLQVEHPVTELVTGLDLVELQVRVAAGEPLPFGQDDVALTGHAMEARLYAEDPARGFLPQTGTVLGLREPAGTGVRLDSSLAVGSVVGTDYDPMLAKVVAHGPDRETARARLLAALGHTAVLGVPTNTAFLRALLADPDVVAGRLDTGLIERRGAALTAAEPVPPAVYAAAALAELVEAEPAGPVVDRWDVPDGWRLGEPAWTVRRLQATGGDPVTVRVRGRSSSAQVQVGDGDPLAATARRDGEDLVVTLDGLTSRYAVVHAGGQLWLAGDGRVTHLREHERLHAAEEGAAGDGAVTAPMPGTVTLVQVAVGDRVQAGAPLLVVEAMKMEHVLTAPLTGTVTELGVTAGHQVRLDERVAVVTAEED; from the coding sequence ATGTTCGACACCGTCCTGGTCGCCAACCGCGGCGAGATCGCCGTCCGCGTGGTCCGCACGCTGCGCGCGATGGGCATCCGCTCGGTCGCCGTGTACAGCGATCCGGACGCCGGCGCGCTGCACACCCGGGTCGCCGACGTCGCCGTCCCGATCGGCCCGGCGCCGGCCGTGGACAGCTACCTGTCCATCGAGCGGGTGCTCGACGCCGCCGTCCGCACGGGCGCGCAGGCGGTGCACCCCGGCTACGGCTTCCTGTCCGAGAACGTCGAGTTCGCCCGCGCGTGCGAGAAGGCCGGGATCGTCTTCATCGGCCCGCCGGTCGCCGCGATCGAGGCGATGGGCGACAAGATCCGCGCCAAGCAGACGGTCACCGCCGCCGGCGTCCCCGTCGTCCCCGGGCGCACCGAGCCGGGCATGGACGACGACGCGGTGGCCGCCGCCGCGGTCGAGGTCGGCTTCCCGGTGCTGCTCAAGCCCAGCGCCGGCGGCGGCGGCAAGGGCATGCGGGTGGTCCGCGCCGAGGCCGAGCTGCGCGACCAGATCGCCGGCGCCCGGCGGGAGGCCCGCGGCTCCTTCGGCGACGACACCCTGCTGGTGGAGCGCTACATCGGCTCCGCGCGGCACGTCGAGCTGCAGGTGCTCGGCGACGCGCACGGCACCGTGGTGCACCTCGGCGAGCGGGAGTGCAGCCTGCAGCGCCGCCACCAGAAGGTCATCGAGGAGGCGCCCTCGCCGCTGCTGTCCCCGGCCCGGCGGGCGCGGATGGGCGCCGCGGCCGTGGAGGCCGCCCGCGCGGTCGGCTACACCGGCGCCGGCACGGTCGAGTTCATCGTGGACGCCGAGCGGCCGGACGACTTCTTCTTCCTGGAGATGAACACCCGGCTGCAGGTCGAGCACCCGGTCACCGAGCTGGTCACCGGCCTGGACCTCGTCGAGCTCCAGGTGCGCGTCGCCGCCGGCGAGCCGCTGCCGTTCGGCCAGGACGACGTCGCGCTGACCGGGCACGCGATGGAGGCCCGCCTCTACGCCGAGGACCCGGCCCGCGGTTTCCTCCCGCAGACCGGCACGGTGCTGGGCCTGCGCGAGCCCGCGGGCACCGGCGTGCGCCTGGACAGCTCGCTGGCCGTCGGCTCGGTCGTCGGCACCGACTACGACCCGATGCTGGCCAAGGTGGTCGCGCACGGCCCGGACCGGGAGACCGCCCGCGCCCGGCTGCTCGCCGCGCTCGGGCACACCGCCGTCCTCGGGGTGCCGACCAACACCGCCTTCCTGCGCGCCCTGCTCGCCGACCCCGACGTGGTCGCCGGGCGCCTGGACACCGGCCTCATCGAGCGGCGCGGCGCGGCGCTGACCGCCGCGGAGCCGGTGCCGCCGGCCGTGTACGCGGCCGCCGCGCTGGCCGAGCTGGTCGAGGCCGAGCCGGCCGGGCCGGTGGTGGACCGCTGGGACGTGCCCGACGGCTGGCGGCTGGGCGAGCCCGCGTGGACGGTGCGCCGGCTGCAGGCGACCGGCGGGGACCCGGTGACCGTGCGGGTGCGCGGCCGGTCGTCGTCCGCGCAGGTGCAGGTGGGCGACGGCGACCCGCTGGCCGCGACCGCGCGCCGGGACGGCGAGGACCTGGTGGTGACCCTCGACGGGCTCACCTCCCGGTACGCCGTCGTGCACGCCGGCGGGCAGCTGTGGCTGGCCGGCGACGGGCGGGTGACCCACCTGCGCGAGCACGAGCGGCTGCACGCGGCCGAGGAGGGCGCGGCCGGCGACGGCGCGGTCACCGCGCCCATGCCCGGGACGGTGACGCTGGTGCAGGTCGCCGTCGGTGACCGGGTGCAGGCCGGCGCGCCGCTGCTGGTCGTCGAGGCGATGAAGATGGAGCACGTGCTGACCGCACCCCTGACCGGGACGGTCACCGAGCTGGGCGTGACGGCCGGCCACCAGGTCCGGCTCGACGAGCGGGTGGCCGTGGTGACGGCCGAGGAGGACTGA
- a CDS encoding type II toxin-antitoxin system VapC family toxin, whose product MRAYADTSALAKLLKDEDGSAALQRWLVAEEPELVSSVLVRTELHRVGLAYGVPRPDVAALLREVDLLRLTDAVLEQAERVPAAPGRTLGALDAIHLASAQRVGLTTMVVYDQQLADAAVHHGVTVVAPR is encoded by the coding sequence GTGAGGGCGTACGCGGACACGTCCGCCCTCGCCAAGCTGCTCAAGGACGAGGACGGTAGCGCGGCGCTGCAGCGGTGGCTGGTGGCCGAGGAGCCAGAGCTGGTGTCGTCGGTGTTGGTCCGGACCGAGTTGCACCGGGTCGGGCTGGCGTACGGGGTCCCCAGGCCGGACGTGGCGGCCCTGCTGCGCGAGGTGGACCTGCTCCGGCTGACCGATGCGGTGCTGGAGCAGGCCGAGCGCGTCCCGGCGGCGCCCGGCCGCACCCTGGGCGCGCTCGATGCCATCCACCTCGCCTCGGCGCAGCGGGTCGGGCTCACGACCATGGTCGTCTACGACCAGCAACTGGCGGACGCTGCCGTGCACCACGGCGTCACCGTGGTGGCCCCGCGGTGA
- a CDS encoding four-carbon acid sugar kinase family protein, with translation MLVVADDLTGANAAAAGFAAAGLRSATASAVERGDVVTEMVSRFDVVVATTDSRHADPGTAQRRTREVVRAGWPARLVCNRIDTTLRGNVGATTEALLHEVAELSGARTVALCAPAHPGAGRHTIGGHQLLGGRRLEETEVARDARTPMRTSDVVQIVRQQAALCARTIDMAAVTGPRAELVTAVRTALDDGAELLVADATTEEHLTRIAEAAVAAAEGGDVVWVTSDPGPASVAMARAMGLDRTVQGSPLLVVSGSATELTRRQLQRLATERGAHLHRVPTLDGGAVPDADATTALLDRLLSAAGRDDVVVLATALEDGDVHRIEPADADRIPRELARAVRRNLEAHAVGGLFTTGGDVTAAVLAELGSHGLEIAEEVVPLAVAGSVVGGPWDGLQVVTKGGLVGDEGTTVACVDHLRRSVEAGRRHVTSAESRTPY, from the coding sequence GTGCTCGTCGTCGCGGACGACCTCACCGGGGCGAACGCCGCCGCGGCCGGCTTCGCCGCGGCAGGGCTGCGGTCGGCGACGGCGAGCGCGGTCGAGCGCGGGGACGTGGTCACCGAGATGGTGTCCCGCTTCGACGTCGTCGTCGCCACCACCGACAGCCGGCACGCCGACCCGGGCACCGCGCAGCGGCGCACCCGCGAGGTCGTCCGGGCCGGGTGGCCGGCCCGGCTGGTGTGCAACCGCATCGACACCACCCTGCGTGGCAACGTCGGCGCCACCACCGAGGCGCTGCTGCACGAGGTGGCCGAGCTGAGCGGCGCCCGCACCGTGGCGCTGTGCGCCCCGGCGCACCCCGGTGCCGGGCGGCACACCATCGGCGGCCACCAGCTGCTGGGTGGACGGCGGCTGGAGGAGACCGAGGTGGCCCGCGACGCGCGGACGCCGATGCGCACCTCCGACGTCGTCCAGATCGTGCGCCAGCAGGCCGCACTGTGCGCCCGGACGATCGACATGGCGGCGGTCACCGGGCCGCGTGCGGAGCTGGTGACCGCCGTCCGCACCGCCCTGGACGACGGCGCCGAGCTGCTGGTGGCCGACGCGACCACCGAGGAGCACCTCACCCGCATCGCCGAGGCCGCCGTCGCCGCGGCCGAGGGCGGCGACGTCGTCTGGGTCACCTCCGACCCCGGCCCGGCGTCGGTGGCGATGGCCCGGGCGATGGGCCTGGACCGGACGGTGCAGGGGTCGCCGCTGCTGGTCGTGTCCGGGTCGGCGACCGAGCTGACCCGTCGGCAGCTGCAGCGGCTGGCCACCGAGCGCGGCGCGCACCTGCACCGCGTGCCCACCCTCGACGGCGGGGCGGTCCCCGACGCCGACGCCACCACGGCGCTGCTCGACCGGCTGCTCAGCGCGGCGGGTCGGGACGACGTCGTCGTGCTGGCCACGGCGCTCGAGGACGGCGACGTGCACCGCATCGAGCCCGCCGACGCCGACCGCATCCCGCGGGAGCTGGCCCGGGCGGTGCGCCGCAACCTGGAGGCGCACGCCGTCGGGGGCCTGTTCACCACCGGGGGCGACGTCACCGCGGCCGTCCTGGCCGAGCTCGGCTCGCACGGGCTGGAGATCGCCGAGGAGGTCGTGCCGCTGGCGGTCGCCGGCAGCGTGGTCGGCGGCCCGTGGGACGGTCTGCAGGTCGTCACCAAGGGTGGTCTGGTGGGCGACGAGGGCACCACCGTCGCGTGCGTGGACCACCTGCGGCGCAGCGTCGAGGCCGGCCGCCGGCACGTGACGTCGGCGGAGTCCCGCACCCCGTACTGA
- a CDS encoding GntP family permease translates to MDVQLLLALVLGIATIVVLVLRTRLDAFVALLIAALVTGFVAGSPVGETITSITTGFGNTLASIGIVIGLGVAIGKVLEVSGAAASLARVFVRALGQGREHWAMAGTGAVVSIPVFCDSGYVIMNPLARSIARRIKGRYVTLALALGCGMTLTHHLVPPTPGPLGVAGILGADLGGLILAGLVFSLLLLPIVVLYAAWMGPKLESEVSEPVRAAVYAGTAATAPGTGSGAGTVTADDGPPADDPAAQLGTPPPGAGPHRVGAGLASLPLLVPLALIVLNTVTTAIDRNAQGALSPQDEYAPSGIAATMAFIGNPVVALVIGIVLAVYLLLPRWTPRKQVHTWLADAAASAGLIILITGAGGALGQVLRDSGVGTALADAVASISLPSVLVPFLVASLVRLAQGSGTVAMITAASVTAPLVGALGLSPLLAALACCAGSMVFSYFNDSYFWVVTRFTGLEGTAALRGWSGITTAVWAASLPLLLVASLFL, encoded by the coding sequence GTGGACGTGCAACTGCTCCTGGCCCTGGTGCTGGGCATCGCGACGATCGTCGTGCTGGTCCTGCGCACCCGGCTCGACGCCTTCGTGGCGCTGCTCATCGCGGCGCTGGTCACCGGCTTCGTCGCCGGGTCGCCGGTCGGGGAGACGATCACCTCGATCACGACCGGCTTCGGCAACACCCTGGCCTCGATCGGCATCGTGATCGGTCTCGGCGTGGCGATCGGGAAGGTGCTGGAGGTCTCCGGCGCGGCGGCCAGCCTCGCCCGGGTGTTCGTCCGGGCTCTGGGTCAGGGTCGTGAGCACTGGGCGATGGCCGGCACCGGCGCCGTCGTGTCGATCCCGGTGTTCTGCGACTCCGGCTACGTGATCATGAACCCGCTGGCGCGGTCGATCGCCCGGCGGATCAAGGGTCGCTACGTCACCCTGGCCCTGGCCCTGGGCTGCGGCATGACCCTGACCCACCACCTGGTGCCGCCGACCCCCGGCCCGCTCGGCGTCGCCGGCATCCTCGGTGCCGACCTCGGCGGGCTCATCCTCGCCGGCCTGGTGTTCAGCCTGCTGCTCCTGCCGATCGTCGTCCTCTACGCCGCCTGGATGGGCCCGAAGCTGGAGAGTGAGGTCAGCGAGCCGGTCCGGGCCGCGGTCTACGCCGGGACCGCCGCGACGGCGCCGGGCACGGGGTCCGGCGCCGGCACGGTGACCGCGGACGACGGCCCGCCGGCCGACGACCCGGCCGCTCAGCTCGGCACCCCACCCCCGGGCGCCGGCCCGCACCGGGTCGGCGCCGGCCTCGCCTCGCTGCCGCTGCTCGTGCCGTTGGCGCTGATCGTGCTCAACACGGTCACCACGGCGATCGACCGCAACGCCCAGGGCGCCCTCAGCCCGCAGGACGAGTACGCACCCTCCGGCATCGCCGCGACCATGGCCTTCATCGGCAACCCGGTGGTCGCCCTGGTCATCGGCATCGTCCTGGCCGTCTACCTGCTGCTGCCCCGCTGGACGCCGCGCAAGCAGGTGCACACCTGGCTGGCCGACGCCGCGGCGTCCGCGGGCCTGATCATCCTGATCACCGGGGCCGGTGGCGCCCTGGGCCAGGTGCTGCGCGACTCCGGCGTGGGCACCGCCCTGGCCGACGCCGTGGCCAGCATCTCGCTGCCCAGCGTGCTGGTGCCGTTCCTGGTCGCCTCGCTGGTGCGCCTCGCGCAGGGCTCCGGCACCGTGGCGATGATCACCGCCGCATCGGTCACCGCCCCGCTGGTCGGCGCGCTGGGCCTCTCGCCGCTGCTCGCTGCGCTGGCCTGCTGCGCCGGCTCGATGGTGTTCAGCTACTTCAACGACTCCTACTTCTGGGTCGTCACGCGGTTCACCGGCCTGGAGGGCACCGCGGCGCTGCGCGGCTGGTCGGGCATCACGACGGCGGTCTGGGCGGCGTCGCTGCCGCTGCTGCTCGTCGCCAGCCTCTTCCTCTGA
- a CDS encoding FitA-like ribbon-helix-helix domain-containing protein translates to MLRSSTFSAQLRSTRISVRHVPDDVHAELRRRAHAAGVSLSEYVLQELERVAARPPMAEVFARSASRRIALSPDEVVAGIRADRDER, encoded by the coding sequence TTGCTCAGATCAAGCACTTTCTCGGCACAACTGCGCAGTACGCGCATCTCGGTCCGGCACGTACCGGACGACGTGCACGCCGAACTCCGGCGGCGGGCTCACGCCGCTGGGGTCTCCTTGTCGGAGTACGTGCTGCAGGAGCTCGAGCGGGTGGCGGCCCGTCCGCCGATGGCGGAGGTCTTCGCGAGGTCGGCCTCCCGGCGGATCGCCCTGTCACCCGACGAGGTCGTGGCAGGCATCCGGGCGGACCGCGACGAACGGTGA
- a CDS encoding type II toxin-antitoxin system VapC family toxin: protein MIVADASVVLSALLLDGRAGDVARNALLSDDVHAPHLVDVEVTSAIRRRVLAGDLGPDGARASLRDLADLAITRHAHEPLLERVLDLRDSMSAHDASYVALAETLGGAVVTADARLSRAPGARCPVRLLSAS, encoded by the coding sequence GTGATCGTCGCGGACGCCTCCGTCGTGCTCAGTGCCCTGCTCCTGGACGGTCGTGCCGGTGACGTCGCGCGGAACGCCCTGCTGTCCGATGACGTCCACGCCCCCCACCTGGTGGACGTCGAGGTGACCTCGGCGATCCGACGACGGGTCCTGGCCGGCGACCTGGGTCCGGACGGTGCACGCGCGTCCCTCCGTGACCTCGCCGACCTGGCGATCACGCGGCACGCCCACGAACCACTCCTCGAGCGGGTGCTCGACCTGCGGGACTCGATGAGCGCCCACGACGCCAGCTACGTCGCCCTGGCGGAGACCCTGGGCGGGGCCGTCGTCACGGCGGACGCCCGCCTGTCCCGGGCCCCCGGCGCCCGCTGTCCCGTCCGGCTGCTGTCGGCGTCCTGA
- a CDS encoding DeoR/GlpR family DNA-binding transcription regulator, producing the protein MLALLRAGVDGVEPLAEQVGVSPSTVRRDLARLEREGRIARTYGGALVRDEVFHERPFGESAQLDAEAKAAIAAVAADLVPAEGTVFLDAGTTCLALARLLVTAGPLTVVTRGLESALLLSRAAGVRVIVVGGQVQPLSHGVVGPLASVALDRLAFDVAFLGADTVDPERGLGEPTLEETHVKEVAARQARRVVLLADATKLQAANAPAWARIEPGWTLVTDPGAPEPVVAAFAATGVTVLLAGGSGG; encoded by the coding sequence CTGCTGGCCCTGCTGCGTGCCGGCGTCGACGGGGTCGAGCCGCTGGCCGAGCAGGTCGGCGTCTCGCCCTCCACCGTGCGCCGCGACCTCGCCCGGCTGGAGCGGGAGGGCCGCATCGCGCGCACCTACGGCGGCGCGCTCGTGCGCGACGAGGTGTTCCACGAGCGGCCGTTCGGCGAGAGCGCGCAGCTCGACGCGGAGGCCAAGGCGGCGATCGCCGCGGTGGCGGCCGACCTGGTGCCCGCGGAGGGCACGGTGTTCTTGGACGCCGGGACGACGTGCCTGGCGCTGGCCCGCCTGCTGGTCACCGCCGGGCCGCTGACGGTCGTGACGCGGGGCCTGGAGTCGGCGCTGCTGCTGTCCCGGGCGGCCGGCGTGCGGGTGATCGTCGTCGGCGGGCAGGTGCAGCCGCTCAGCCACGGGGTCGTGGGCCCGCTCGCCTCGGTGGCGCTGGACCGGCTCGCGTTCGACGTGGCCTTCCTCGGTGCCGACACGGTCGACCCCGAACGCGGGCTGGGGGAGCCCACTCTGGAGGAGACGCACGTGAAGGAGGTCGCCGCCCGTCAGGCCCGGCGGGTCGTCCTGCTCGCGGACGCCACCAAGCTGCAGGCGGCCAACGCACCCGCCTGGGCCCGGATCGAGCCCGGCTGGACGCTGGTCACCGACCCGGGCGCGCCGGAGCCGGTGGTCGCGGCCTTCGCGGCCACCGGGGTCACCGTGCTCCTCGCCGGCGGCTCCGGAGGCTGA
- a CDS encoding acyl-CoA dehydrogenase family protein, translating to MLDYRLDEETEALRKVVREFSQDVIAPQIGAFYEADEFPTAIVRQMGELGLFGLPFPEEYGGSGGTYFTLCVALEELARVDSSVAITLEAGVSLGAMPVFRFGTEEQKQQWLPRLCAGEALGAFGLTEPGGGSDAGSTRTTARLEDGHWVVNGSKAFITNAGTDITGLVTVTAVTGERPDGKKEISAIMVPSGTPGFTVGKKYSKVGWNASDTRELFFDDCRVPAENLLGERGRGFAQFLSILGEGRIAISALAVGLAQGCVDESVKYAALREAFGQPIGRNQAIQFMIADMEVRASTARLAYYRAAERMLRGEPYGREASIAKLYSSEMAMENARYATQVHGGYGYMNESAVGRFYRDAKILEIGEGTSEVQRMLIARDLGVG from the coding sequence ATGCTGGACTACCGGCTGGACGAGGAGACCGAGGCGCTGCGCAAGGTGGTGCGCGAGTTCTCCCAGGACGTGATCGCGCCGCAGATCGGGGCGTTCTACGAGGCCGACGAGTTCCCCACCGCGATCGTGCGGCAGATGGGCGAGCTCGGGCTGTTCGGGCTGCCGTTCCCCGAGGAGTACGGCGGCTCCGGGGGCACCTACTTCACCCTGTGCGTCGCGCTGGAGGAGCTGGCCCGCGTCGACTCCTCGGTGGCGATCACCCTGGAGGCCGGCGTCTCGCTGGGCGCCATGCCCGTCTTCCGCTTCGGCACCGAGGAGCAGAAGCAGCAGTGGCTGCCCCGGCTGTGCGCGGGGGAGGCGCTCGGCGCCTTCGGGCTCACCGAGCCCGGCGGTGGCTCCGACGCCGGGTCGACGCGGACCACCGCCCGGCTCGAGGACGGCCACTGGGTGGTCAACGGCTCCAAGGCGTTCATCACCAACGCCGGGACCGACATCACCGGGCTGGTCACCGTCACCGCCGTCACCGGCGAGCGGCCGGACGGCAAGAAGGAGATCTCGGCGATCATGGTGCCCTCGGGCACGCCGGGGTTCACCGTGGGCAAGAAGTACTCCAAGGTCGGCTGGAACGCCTCCGACACCCGCGAGCTGTTCTTCGACGACTGCCGGGTGCCCGCGGAGAACCTGCTGGGGGAGCGGGGCCGCGGCTTCGCGCAGTTCCTGTCCATCCTCGGCGAGGGCCGCATCGCCATCTCCGCGCTCGCCGTCGGGCTGGCGCAGGGCTGCGTGGACGAGTCGGTCAAGTACGCGGCGCTGCGCGAGGCGTTCGGCCAGCCGATCGGCCGCAACCAGGCCATCCAGTTCATGATCGCCGACATGGAGGTGCGCGCCTCCACCGCCCGGCTGGCCTACTACCGGGCCGCCGAGCGGATGCTGCGCGGCGAGCCCTACGGCCGGGAGGCCTCCATCGCCAAGCTGTACAGCTCGGAGATGGCGATGGAGAACGCCCGCTACGCCACTCAGGTGCACGGCGGCTACGGGTACATGAACGAGTCGGCGGTCGGCCGCTTCTACCGGGACGCGAAGATCCTGGAGATCGGCGAGGGCACCAGCGAGGTGCAGCGGATGCTCATCGCCCGCGACCTCGGCGTCGGCTGA
- the pdxA gene encoding 4-hydroxythreonine-4-phosphate dehydrogenase PdxA, which produces MTRHVLALTLGDPAGIGPEITAATLARTAGADGHHGVAVGDPAALRRGVQAMGLGVEVRTVDGFDTEPAEGVIDVVDTGVLGEDVPAWGKVDARAGRAAIAAIETATRAALDGEVAGVVTSPINKEAIWAAGSAHLGHTEMLGELTGVTQQDTMFVVRNTAQEGHHLRIFFTTRHVALRTAIEQISQERVGESIRRAHTALQVFGLESPRLAVAALNPHGGENGNFGDEEIVHIGPACVAAREEGLDVSGPVPADSVFHQGLVGRYDGVLSHFHDQGHIPAKTFDFDGTISVTVGLPILRTSVDHGTAFDIAGTGQAGPGTMLSAYLAAVDYAPFVDNIRKAYAP; this is translated from the coding sequence ATGACCCGACACGTGCTCGCACTGACCCTCGGCGACCCGGCGGGCATCGGCCCGGAGATCACCGCCGCCACCCTGGCCCGCACCGCCGGCGCGGACGGCCACCACGGCGTGGCCGTCGGCGACCCGGCCGCGCTGCGCCGCGGCGTGCAGGCGATGGGCCTCGGTGTCGAGGTGCGCACCGTCGACGGCTTCGACACCGAACCGGCCGAGGGTGTCATCGACGTCGTCGACACCGGCGTCCTCGGCGAGGACGTCCCCGCGTGGGGGAAGGTCGACGCGCGCGCCGGCCGGGCCGCGATCGCCGCCATCGAGACGGCGACCCGGGCCGCGCTGGACGGCGAGGTCGCCGGCGTGGTCACCAGCCCGATCAACAAGGAGGCCATCTGGGCGGCCGGGTCGGCGCACCTGGGCCACACCGAGATGCTCGGCGAGCTCACCGGCGTCACCCAGCAGGACACCATGTTCGTCGTCCGCAACACCGCCCAGGAGGGTCACCACCTGCGGATCTTCTTCACCACGCGGCACGTCGCGCTGCGCACCGCGATCGAGCAGATCTCCCAGGAGCGGGTGGGCGAGTCGATCCGCCGGGCGCACACCGCGCTGCAGGTCTTCGGGCTGGAGAGCCCGCGGCTGGCCGTGGCCGCACTCAACCCGCACGGCGGGGAGAACGGCAACTTCGGCGACGAGGAGATCGTGCACATCGGCCCCGCGTGCGTGGCCGCCCGCGAGGAGGGGCTGGACGTGAGCGGCCCGGTCCCGGCCGACTCGGTGTTCCACCAGGGGCTGGTCGGCCGCTACGACGGGGTGCTGTCGCACTTCCACGACCAGGGGCACATCCCGGCGAAGACGTTCGACTTCGACGGCACCATCTCGGTGACCGTCGGCCTGCCGATCCTGCGCACCTCGGTCGACCACGGCACCGCCTTCGACATCGCCGGCACCGGGCAGGCCGGTCCGGGCACGATGCTGTCGGCCTACCTGGCCGCGGTCGACTACGCGCCGTTCGTCGACAACATCCGCAAGGCGTACGCACCCTGA